Proteins from a genomic interval of Salinarchaeum sp. Harcht-Bsk1:
- the rpl18a gene encoding 50S ribosomal protein L18Ae — MSVYTVSGRFQIREGWQAFETEIEAANEDVAEEHTYSEMGSRHNLKRAQVEVEEVEAA, encoded by the coding sequence ATGAGTGTCTACACGGTCAGTGGCCGGTTCCAGATCCGCGAGGGCTGGCAGGCCTTCGAGACCGAGATCGAGGCGGCAAACGAGGACGTGGCCGAGGAGCACACCTACTCCGAGATGGGCTCCCGGCACAACCTGAAGCGTGCGCAGGTCGAGGTCGAGGAGGTCGAGGCAGCATGA
- a CDS encoding DNA polymerase sliding clamp has protein sequence MFKAIVDAETLGDALDSVSVLVEECKIHLEEEGLSIRAVDPANVGMVDLELDASAFESYEADGGLIGVDLSRLQDIAGMADKGQLVELELDEETRKLHTQIDGLEYTLALIDPDSIRQEPDIPDLDLSAEIVLEGADIGRAVTAADMVSDHIALGVDPDNALFYVDAEGDTDDVHFELDTGDLIGLQPGDAHSLFSLDYLGDIQKAIPKDAEVTMELGEEFPVKLHFEIAEGQGRVTYMLAPRIQSD, from the coding sequence ATGTTCAAGGCCATCGTGGACGCCGAGACGCTCGGCGACGCGCTCGACTCTGTGAGCGTGTTGGTCGAGGAGTGCAAGATCCACCTCGAGGAAGAAGGGCTCTCTATTCGGGCGGTCGACCCCGCGAACGTAGGCATGGTCGACCTCGAACTCGACGCCAGCGCCTTCGAGTCCTACGAGGCCGACGGCGGGCTCATCGGCGTCGACCTCTCCCGACTGCAGGACATCGCGGGCATGGCCGACAAGGGCCAGCTCGTCGAACTCGAACTCGACGAGGAGACTCGCAAGCTCCACACTCAGATCGACGGGCTCGAGTACACCCTCGCGCTGATCGACCCCGACTCGATCCGCCAGGAGCCGGACATCCCGGATCTCGACCTCTCCGCCGAGATCGTCCTCGAGGGCGCCGATATCGGCCGCGCCGTCACCGCCGCAGACATGGTCTCCGACCACATCGCGCTGGGCGTCGATCCCGATAACGCCCTGTTCTACGTCGACGCCGAGGGCGACACCGACGACGTCCACTTCGAGCTCGACACTGGCGATCTCATCGGTCTCCAGCCGGGCGACGCTCACTCCCTGTTCAGCCTCGATTACCTCGGCGACATCCAGAAGGCGATCCCCAAGGACGCTGAGGTCACGATGGAGCTCGGCGAGGAGTTCCCGGTCAAGCTGCACTTCGAGATCGCGGAGGGCCAGGGTCGCGTGACCTACATGCTCGCACCGCGCATCCAGTCCGACTGA
- the pfdA gene encoding prefoldin subunit alpha — protein MSGRGEMQEIQEQIQEVEQQIELVGEEIEGLEDEQDEIDEAVEAVEAIETGETVHVPLGGDAYVRAEVEDADEIIVGLGGGYAAERDQEDAVETLRSKQDTIDDRIDEFEADIDDLEDTLEEMEQQMQQMQQQQMQQQMQQMQGMGGEGEGDGE, from the coding sequence ATGAGCGGACGTGGGGAGATGCAGGAGATCCAGGAGCAGATCCAGGAGGTCGAGCAGCAGATCGAACTCGTCGGCGAGGAGATCGAGGGGCTCGAAGACGAGCAGGACGAGATCGACGAGGCCGTCGAGGCCGTCGAGGCCATCGAGACCGGCGAGACGGTCCACGTCCCCCTCGGCGGGGACGCCTACGTCCGCGCGGAGGTCGAGGACGCCGACGAGATCATCGTCGGCCTCGGCGGCGGCTACGCCGCCGAACGCGACCAGGAGGACGCCGTCGAGACCCTGCGCTCGAAGCAGGACACCATCGACGACCGCATCGACGAGTTCGAGGCGGACATCGACGACCTCGAGGACACCCTCGAGGAGATGGAACAGCAGATGCAGCAGATGCAGCAACAGCAGATGCAACAGCAGATGCAGCAGATGCAGGGCATGGGCGGCGAGGGCGAAGGCGACGGCGAGTGA